The following DNA comes from Streptomyces sp. NBC_00690.
GGTCCACCTGTTGGCAGACCCATGCGTGGTAGACCCCCGCCATGGCGGTGCCCATGAGTTCGGCTGCGTTGAATCCGGTGAGGGTGACGGAGAGTTCGATGAACTGCTCGACGTCGATGAGTTGCTCGGCTTCGGTGGACTGCTCGACTTCGGTGGTCCCGGTGGGAGATGGGCCCTCGGTGTCGGGAAGGGTCACCCGGCACCCCGCTCATGGCGTTGGCGCAGGACTCTCAACGACATCGTCTGGAAACCCCTCTCCCTGCCAGTGCATCCCACCCCTGATGCATCAGCCGACATCCCTACCTCAGGAGTCGGGGATTCATGCGGGGGAATCTGGCTGATGGTGAGCGATCGAACACCCTTGGTGTTCGAAGTGGGTTCTTCGATCGGTGATGCTCGGATGGCACGCGCGATGTTCGAGCGCAATCACCTGGTACGGCCTGCTATCTGCCCCACAGCGAGAAGGAGAGGCCGGAGCCGGACCCGGAAGCAGTGCGAGGTGCGTACGAGCGCCGGGGCGCACGACGGGGGTGGTGTATCCAGGCCGCGCAAGCCCCACCTGGAAGTCAGTGTGGATGGAAGGGGGGCAGTGTGGAACGGGTCAGGACGACAGCACGGGCGAGCGCGACGCGTTGCACAGGATGATCGATCGGCCTCCGAGTGCGGCACGCACCCGTGCCGTCGCTCAGAGCGATTCGTCGTCCGGGACGACGTGCACCGCCGCCTCCTCGGCCGAAGCGGCAGCCCCGTCGATGCCCACGTCCCACGCCAAGAGATCCTTCTCGGTGTCCTCGTGTGCGCCCTCGTCCGGAGCCACGAGACGGCCGGCGCGGCGGTCTCCCACCTCGTCGTCGAGCGCCTCGCCATCAGTGTCGGACGCATCGCCGATCCCGTCGCCCCGCCAGGCATCGGCTCCGGCGTCGGGTACTTCCTCCGCCAGCCTCTCGTCCAGTGTCTCGCCCTCGTGCTGCTCACGCGCGGTGGTTCCGCTGCGCCCGACGCCGAGCGGGCGTTCGGGAGGGGACCAGCCCTCGTCGTAAGGGTCCACACCACGGTCGAGCAGGGTGTCCTCCGGGTCGAGCAGACCCTCGTCCTCGGGCACCTCGTTGTCATCCGGTGACGCCGGCTGATAGACCTCGTCGCCCGCGGCGTCGTCGGGCACGTCCTTGCCGACCATGGTTACGCCTTCCTTCAGGAGTGCCCCGGAGATATAGGGCCGGGGCGGACGGGGCTCTGTTCCCATCGTCCACTGGATGGAGGCGGAGCGCACCCGACGCCCCTCCCACCAGGCCCCCTCACCGGCATCGGGTCCCCCACGGCCAGGAGCGCCTGGGCCTACCGTTCGGCCGCCAGCTGGGTGCCGATGTTTTCGTGGAGCGGCAGCGGAAGCGCGATGCGCCACCGCTGGGCCGCTTCGGTGGCCAGGTCCCGGGTCCACTGCCAACTCTTCCGGGCGGCGACGCGTACGCCCGCGTCCACCGCGCGGCACGTGGTGGCCGTGTACCGCTCCTGGTCCCCGGCGGGTAGGTCCTCTTCCAGCGCCCGGCTGGGGGTCAGCCAATGGGTCGTCGAGCCCCTCAGCAGCCGACACAACTGGAGTTGTTGCGGAGCGATGACGGTGTGGAGGAGGGCGTACGCCCGTGCGGTCTCGCCGCGTGCCAGTACATGGGCCAGCATCAGGGTCCAGTTGGCGAGCTCGTCGGTCAACTGCTGCGCCGTGGCGACCGGCTCGGGCGGTTCGTACTCGGCGAGGGCTCGGGCCGCTGCGGTGAGCCGCCCGGTGCGATCGAGCAGGACCGCGCGGTCAGGGTCGGGAAAGTGCACGACCCCACGCCAAGACGCCATCTCGGCCACCGCCGAGCCCGCCGCCTCCACATGGAACTCCCCCCGCATCAGATCGTCGAACACCACGGCGAGGATGCCGTACATGTTGGTGTAGGCCAGTTTGAGCGGGGCGAGTTGCTCCACGAACGCCCGTCCGTCGAAGGTGTCGGCATCGGCGTCATTGACGAAGAGGTACGCGTCGAGATCCGAATGGGCGTCCGCCTCACCCAGCGTCCACGATCCATAGAGCAACACTCCCTCCAGCCGTTGGTCGGCGTGGGCGATGTCGCGCAGCAGGCTGATACGGGTGTCCAAAGCATGGGCAGATGAACGACGGGGCACGGTGGCACTCTCTCTTCTGAGCTCGTACGAAGACATGGCAACGAGGCCCGGCGACCTGCCGGGCGATGATCTCGGACCGAAGTCAGCTGCTCAGGAAACGCCCACGATCGGCATCATAGGCGAGGCGTGGGGGAGGAGGCGGGGCAGGCCGGAGCGCGTTGGATGTGCTCCGGCCCGGGCGGCGCGTCAGGGCTTGCGGGCAACTCCGGCGTAGCAGGAAGCGTCCGCATCGGTGATGGTCAGCATGGGGTCGTCCGGATCGGGGAGCCAACGGTGGGTGGGGACCAGACCGGGGGACAGCAGGTCCCAGCCGGTGAAGAGGCGAAGGACTTCGTCCCTGGTGCGGGGGCGCACATGGGTCCCCACTGCTGCATACGCGCGAGTCACCTGGGCGATGGCCTCCGGAGCGAAGTCGGGTGTGGCATGGCTGATGGCCAGGGTGCTGCCTGACGGCAGCGCCTTCTTCACTTCGTCCACGACGGTGTGGGCCGCCTCCTCGTCAGGGAGGAAGTGCAGCAGGGCGATGAGGCTGACACCGATGGGTTCGGCGAAGTCCAGGGTCGTGCGCAGTGTCGGGTGGTCGAGGATGCGCTGCGGATCCCGGGCATCGGCCTCCACATAGGTGGTGGTGCCGTCGGGGTGGCTGCGGAGCAGGGCACGGGCGTGGGCCAAGACGATCGGGTCGTTGTCGATGTAGACCACCCGGGCGGACGGAACGACCTCCTGGGCGATCTCATGGAGATTGGGCGAGGTGGGTATGCCGGTGCCGATGTCGAGGAACTGTCGGATGCCCAGCTCCGCAGCCAGATAGCGGGTGGAGCGATGCATGAATCGACGGTTGAGGCGGGCCGCGATGGGGGCCGAGGGGAAGGCTGCGAGCGCCTTGGCCGCCGCCTCGCGGTCCGCGGGAAAGTTGGTGATGCCACCGAGGTAGAAGTCGTACATCCGGGCCGAATGGGCGCGATCCATCGCCAGATCCACCGCGTCATCACTCATGTCGTCTCCCACGTGTCGGTTGTTGCCCATCCGTATTCGGTGTGTGGTGCACACACGCCCGGCCGGCCCGCTCGTACCAGTGCACCCGCCGTGACGCGCCCGGGCAAGAGGTGTGGCGCGCCGCTGTTGCCCTAAGAGGGCCTTGTCGAAAGGTATGTGACGGATCGTCATCACCGTACATGCCATCATATATTCACCTTCCGAGAAAAAGTTCGAGGGTCGTCTTGCACGAACGGGCGGTGCTTCCGGTTGGCTGAAGGTGGGAGAACTTCCCAACCGACCACCCGCCCTCCTGTGAGGGCCGGTCCGGTGTCCTGACACCCTCGAAGGAACTCAGTGCAAGTGGACATCGTCCCTATCGCAACACCCTTGGGGAGCGACGGCGTTGCCGTCGGCGCCCCTACGGCGGCCCTCCCCGTGCAAGGAGTCGCCGTCGTAGCCGGTGCAGCGGACCCAACGGCCTCGGCTCCGTCGGATCTCGGCAAGCCGATGGCTCCTCCCGATGGAGCCGGCTCGTGAGCGATCCGCGCCTTCCCGCCGCCAGTGCCGCCGTCGTGCAGTCGCGGTCAGTCACCTTCCAGGCGTTTCACACCTTCCACCGCAAGATGTGGATGCGCTACGCACACACCCAGGTCGGCGGTCGAGCGGTGGAAGCCGTCGTACAGGCCGCTTTCGCACGGCTGCAGCAGAACTGGGACCACGCCCTGCAACAGGAGTCCGTACCGCGGTACGCCTGGACCCTACTCAAGGACGAGGTCGACACTTGGCTCGCGGCACGTGACCGTCAACCCCAACTGGTGGGAACCGCGGCCTTCTACCAAGCTATCCAGCGGGCGCGCTTTCAGGAACTCTGCGATGAATTCGCGGTGCTCAGTGAGGAGATCGGCCTCTACACCGCCATTTCGGAGCTGCCGGAACGCCAGCAGGACGTGATCGTCCTGCGGTTCGTCCTCAACTGCACCGAGGAGGAGACCGCCGATTTCCTCGGCATCCGGACCGGCACCGTCCGATCCCATATCCGTCACGCACGCCGCAGGATCGCCACCGCCTTGCACATGCGACACGAGGACAGCGATTGATCGAGCCCGCCGACCCCATCCGCGTCGATGACGCCCTGCGTGATGCGCAGGTCCTCACCCACGAGTACGACGACTACGACACCGAAGCCGCGCTCGGTCGCCTCGGCACCCCTGCCCCACGATCTTCGCCCATTCCCCAGGAGGCACGCCAACCACTCAGCCGCACCGAACAGGCAGCCCACGACCTCGATCTGGCTGCCGCGCTGATCGTCGATGCGCCACAGGCCGCCACCAGCTTGAAGCGCTTCCTCGACCATGAGCGCATCGACCCGGCCGGGGCACTCGTCTTCGCGACGCTCCTCTACCTCGCGGGATACCTGGAGGGCGCCCAGTTCTGGTGGCAGTTCGCGGCGGGTTCCGGTGATGCCACAGCCGCCTTCTGTCTATTCCTCCTGCATGAGCAACAGGCCGAGTTCCGTGATGCCCGGTACTGGCGCGACCAGGGCAAGGACCTGGTGCGAGGGCCCGGGGCGTCCCGTGAGTCCCGACGGTCGTCGCGCTTGTGGCGCTGGGTCCGGGGTCGTCGACGGCCCAGGCGTTCCGTGCCGCCGGGGCTATTGCCCGAGAGCATCCGCTCCGACCTCATCGTCCGTTGTCACCAGGGCGATCGACCCCTGTTGCCCCCGAGGGTGAGAGCACTCATCCACAGTCTCCCCGTCGAGTGCGACGACGAGGTCTTCGGGGAGATCCCCCGGCCGGACGACCGGCTCGCCTCACTGGAACAGCACCAGCCCGCATCCCGAACCGAAACGACCGAGCCCGCCCAAGGAGGGGCTCTCATCATGGAATTCAGCCCGCGAGGGTTCTGAGGCGCTCGGCAGGGCGCAGCCAAGGTCGGAGACCGGGCCGTACGGATGGAAGGAGGTCGGCCCGTCCGTCAAGAAGGGCAGGGAATGAGTGATCGCCACTCACGGCCCCATGCTCCGACCTGACCGGCTGACCGCCGGCGCGACGCCCTGCCGAGCCCGCCCTGCCACCGGGAGGAACAGCGCTCTCCTCCGGTGGCAGGGCGATGTCAGTACCGACTGACACGATGGTCGGATGACGCTCTCCGCTGCCATCACCCAGTACTGGGACGCCGCTGCATCCCGTTTTGACGAGGAACCGGACCACGGCCTACGAGCCCCCGAAACCCGCGACGCGTGGTCGGACCTGCTCAACTCCTGGCTGCCGTCCGCCCCGCTCGACGTATTGGACGTCGGCTGCGGTACGGGGTCCTTGTCCCAGTTGCTCGCGGAAGCCGGTCACCGGGTCACCGGGGTGGACCTGTCACCGCGGATGGTCGAGCAGGCCCGGGGCAAGCTGACGGGCGCGGGTCTGACGGGCCGCTTCCTCGTGGGTGACGCAGCCGCCCCGCCCACGGGGGACCAGCGGTTCGATGTCCTCCTCGCCCGCCATCTGATGTGGACCCTGCCCGATCCACAGGCCGCCCTGAGCGATTGGACCGGCCGACTACGCCCCGGCGGTCTGCTCGTCCTGATCGAGGGTCGTTGGCGCGAGTCAGAACCGAGCGCAGCGCCCTACGGCACGGATGCGGACCCGCTGCCCTGGGACGGCGGCATCGGCGCCGAGGATCTGGCCGATGCGGTACGGCCCCTCGCCACCGCGGTGCGGATCGAACCGCTCAGCCACCATGCGGCCCTCTGGGGGCGATCGGTGACGGATGAGCGTCATGCGGTGATCGCCAGGGTGTGAACCCACGAAGCCCTCCAGCACCATCGCGCAGGATGGAGTGGTCTTGGGCGGCGCGGGCCTCAGCTGGAACCGTTGCCCGCTGCGGAAGGCGTGGCGGCAGGGGTGGCAGCAGGGGTGAACGGATCCGGAGTGCTGCCGATCCAGCGGTAGAGCTCCGCGCGTCCGGTCTGACGGCTCGTCTCGCCCGTGCCGACGGTGCCGGCCCGTGCGAGGTAGAAGCGGCCGTCGTCCAGCGAGACCAACCCGTACTGCCCGCGTGCTCGATACCCATACTGCCCGGTCATCTCGTCGTGGAGGCCCTGGGGGAGGAGGGAGAGCACCCGACCCACCTCGGGGCGTGCCTGGCCCTGGACCGCCGACCAGGACGGCGCCTTGGACCCGTCGATGACGAAGAGGGAGTAGTTGGGATACGCCGCCTTCTTGCCCCGGTACACGGCCATGATCCAGTTGCCGCTGTGGGCGTCGTACTCCAGGTTCTGCACGCCGTACGTGGTGTTGCCGGTGTGGACGAAGAACTTGCCCTCGGGCGCGACGGGCCCACTGGTGTGAGGTGCGCTCTCCAACAGGGGCTTCTCGTACTTCCGCCACGACCGCACGTCGTACTGCAACAGCACCTGGTGGTCGTTGTCGGTGCGGCCGGTGTGGGAGTAGATCCCGTACGCGACTGTGAGCTTCACCCGGTCCTTGCGCTCCATGGAGGGACCAAAAGTGATGCCGTCGATGCCGCTGCAACCGTAGCGGTGGTCCGCAGTGTCGGCGGTGTCGCCGCCGAAGACACCGTTGTGGTCGAGGTCGGCCGTGTAGTCCTCGGTCACTTCCTTGAGGTGGACCGTGGAGACGACTCCCGTGGACTGGGCGTCCATGTTCATCTGAGTGATGCTCTCGCCGTCGAAGATCGCGATGTAGAAGGCGGGCGCGTCCTTGTACTCCAGCGAACCGTAGACACGGCCGTCGTCCGGGTTGAAGTCCAGATCCCCGAGGTGGCCGGTGAAACCGGTCACCGAACCGATCGGATTGCCGCTCATATCGGTTCGGACCAGCAGATCGGTAAAGGAGAAGTACATGGACCCCCGGGCGTGGTCGATGGCCATGCCCTGGAGGTGCCCCGACTGCCAGGTGCCGCCGTCGACGCTCACGGGCAGTGCCGCCGCCCGCTGCTCCGTCCGGATCGCCCCCGCCACGGGGGGTGCGCCCGCATGTACGGGCCCCGCGTTCAGCAAGCTGACCGATACGAGGACGACGGATGTGAGTAGGTTGCCGATGAGCGCGCGAACGTGTCGTCGCATGAGTCCTCCGGGCTGCCGACGCCGGGGTGTCCGTGGATTCCCGACCTGCGCCGGCCACTCCCCTTCGTACCGGTTCTCGTGTACTACAGGCCCTCACATCGTGCCTGTCGCGCCGCAACGGCGCCCGTTGGGAACGGGCGGTCGACGCATCCCCGGGGGGTGGCTCATCCGGGGGCTGCGGACAGGGAAGTGCGATGGATATGCGCAGGTCCACGGCGAATTTCGGCCAATTCCGGATGCTCGTACGGTCTCCGCGAAGATCACCGGAGGCCGGCTGCTCCGTTCGGGGTGCGTCGACCGGGCGAGGCACCCCGAACGGAAGGGCGGAACTTTTGATCAGCGGGGCAGCAGCTCGGTGAGCGCCTTCTTGTCCATCTTCCCCAGCGGGGTGAGCGGCATCGTCTCCAGGATCGTCACCCGGTCAGGAGTCTTGTAGGCAGCGATCCCCCGTTCCTTCAGGAAGGCCGCCAAGTCCGCGCGAGTGGGAGCCTGGCTGCCCTGCGAGACCACCACGAAGGCGACGGACGACTCGCCGAGGTCCTCGTCGGGGCAAGCGACCAGGGCGACGGAACGGATGGCCGGATGGGCGAGGAGATGGCCCTCGACCTCCGTTGCGGCAATCTTCTCGCCGCCCCGGTTGATCTGGTCCTTGACCCGGCCGACCACGATGAGATGGCCGCTCGGGGTTCGGCGCACCAGATCGCCGGTGCGGTAGAAGCCGTCGCCGGTGAAGCTCTTGGTGTTGTGCTCGTCCGCGCGGTAGTAGCCGCGCAGTGTGTACGGGCCGCGGGTGAGGAGTTCACCTGCCTCCCCTTCGGGCACCTCCTCGTCGGTGCCCGAGACGATCCGCACCTCATCGGCGGATGAGATCGGTTTGCCCTGTGTGGTGGCGAGGACGGCGGGCGGGTCGTCGAGGCGGGTGAGGCAGAGCAGCCCTTCGGCCATGCCGAACACCTGCTGGAGCGTGGCGCCGAAACCGTCGATGACCTGCCGGGCGGTGTCGTCCGCGAGCCGGGCGCTTCCGATCTGGAGGACGCGCAGACCGGACAGGTCCACCGAGGTGGCCTCGGCCTCGTCCAGCCAGACCGGCGCGAGTTGGGGGTTGATCGCGGTGATCGTCACCCCGTGGCGCTCGATCAGGCCGAAGCAGTACGAGGGGTCCGGATTGCTCGCCATGACGACGGTTCCGCCCACGCTCAGTGCACCCAGGACGCCCGGGCAGTTCCAGGTGTAGTTGAAGGCGATGGGCAGGGCGGCCAGATAGACCGTGTCCGGCCCGAGATGACACACCTCGGCGGCTGCCCGAGCGTTGTACTGGTAGTCGTCGTGGGTCCGGGGGATCAGCTTGGGAAGTCCCGTGGTGCCTCCCGACAGCAGGAGGACGGCGATGTCCTCCGGGGCTGCCGACGAGGTGACGGGAACGTCGTCCGAAGGGGAGTCCTCCAGGTCGGCGAAGCGGACGAAGTCGCTGTGTTTTCCCGGGTCGCCGACCACGATGACGTGCTGGAGTCGTGGAGACTCGGCGCGTACCGCGGCAGCGAGCTCTCGGTGGTCGAACTGGGAGTGTTCATCCGGTATGACATAGGCGGTCGCCTCGGAGAGGGCAGCCAGATGGGTCATTTCGCTACGACGGTGGCCCGGCTGGGTGTGCACGGGGACCGCGCCCAGGGTGATCAGCGCGAACCAGGTGATCACGAACTCCACACGGTTGGGGAGTTGGAGCAGAACACGGTCGCCGTCGGCTATGCCGAGCCTGCGCAATCCCCGTGCCACGGCATGGGACCTGTCGGCGAGTTCGCTGTAGGTGAGTCGGGCGCGATCGTCGATCACGGCGGTGCGGGAGCCGAAGTCCCGTACCAGGGACGCCAGTAGTTCGGGGTAGGTAGTGCCCTGCCATAAGCCTTCCGTGCGATAGGAATTCGCGGCTTCGGAAGGCCACTCGGTCAGGTCGATCGGCATCGTCAAGGCTCCTCTTCTCACCGCGGTTTTGACGCCGCGGCAGTCCGGATGGGCTCTTGAAAGGTAAGGCTAACCTAACTTACGGTGCTCTCACATGCATGTAGTCGAGGTCTTGATGGAGAGCTTGTGGACAGTTCATGCCCCAGCCTTGAAGAGATCCGAGGATTAGCCGCCCAGGCACTGCGGCTCGATCCGCAGTCGGTGGCCTTCGATGACAACCTGGTCGAACGCGGACTTGATTCGATCCGGATGATCAAATTGGCGGCGCGCTGGCGACGCACCGGTGCCGATGTCACGTTCGCCGACCTCGCACTGAAACCAACCGTGCGGTCCTGGTACACACTGCTGGCCGCAGGTGCCGCCTCGCCGCGGCCGGACACCGCCGCGCAACCCAGGGCGGACGACACAGAGCCGTTCGGGCTCGCGGTCATGCAACACGGCTACTGGATCGGACGCGGCGACGACCAGGCGCTCGGGGGTGTCGCCGCCCATCTCTACGCCGAGTTCGACGGGCACGACATCGACCCCGACCGCATGGAGCGCGCCGTCGAGCGACTCGTGCGCCGTCACGGAATGCTGCGCAGCCAGTTCCTCGGCGACGGTACCCAGCGCATCCTCGACCGGCCCGGTCTGCCGGTGTGGGAACTGACCGATCTGCGCACGGCTGACGCGAGCCTGGTGGGCGACCGGCTCGCCGAGATCCGAGAACACAAGACGCACCAGCGGATGCCCGCCGAACTCGGCAAGGTACTCGACATATCGCTGACCCTCCTTCCCGAGGGGCGCACCCGACTCCACGTCGATGTGGACATGCTCGCGGCAGATGCCCTGAGCTACCGCATCTTCCTGGCCGACCTGGCCCGCTTCTACCAGAGCGACGCCGAGGACAGCGCCCCGCTCGCCTACGCCTATCAGCACTACCTCAGCGACTACGCGGCCCTCAACGCGAAGGCCGTGGAGCGCGAGCGCTCCTGGTGGGAGGAGCGCGTACCCACGCTCCCCGACGCACCCGCGCTGCCTCTCGTACCGGAGTCGGAGCGTGCGGACCCGCTGCGCACCGTCCGCTACGAGCACTGGTTGGACCCCGAGCAGAAGAAGCGGCTCATCGACCGGTCCCATGCGCACGGGGTAACCCCCGCTATGGTCCTCGCCTCCGTCTTCGCCGAGATCGTCGGGCACTGGTCGAGCCGGCAGCGCTTCCTCCTCAACCTGCCGCTGTTCAACCGCGAACCGACCCACGGCGATGTCGAACACATGGTCGGGGACTTCAGTAGCTCGGTCCTCCTCGATGTCGACCTCACTGCCTCCGCCACCCTGACCGAACGTGCCCGGTCCCTCCAGCAGAGCCTGCACACCAGTGCGTCGCACGCCGCCTACCCGGGTCTCGACGTCCTTCGCGACCTCGGGCGGTACCGCGGGGAGCCCGTGCTCGCCTCGGTCGTCTACACCAGCGGCCTCAACCTCGGCGAACTGTTCGCGGACGAGGTCCTCACCACCCTGGGTGAGCCGGTGTGGATCATTTCCCAGGGCCCCCAGGTGGTCCTCGACGCCCAGATCGTGGAGCTGCGGGGCGGTCTCCTGCTCAACTGGGACGTACGCGCCGAGGCATTCCCCGACGGCATGATGGACGCGATGTTCGCCTGGCACCGCGACACCATCGAAGCGCTGTTGGCCGACGAAGCGAGCTGGGACCGACCGGTCATCGACGCCCTGCCGGCCGGACAGGCGGAAGCGCGCCGCAAGGCCAACGACACCGCGCGTCCGGTGTCCGGGCGCACCCTGCACGAAGGCTTCTTCGCCCATGCCGCGACCGCTCCCGAAGCCACGGCGGTACTCGGCAGCGGCCAAGAGAGCCTCAGCTACGGAGTGTTGCGCGATCGCGCCCTACGGGTGGCCGGAGCACTTGCCGCCGCCGGGGTGGGAGCCGGGGACACGGTGTCGGTCCAACTGCCCAAGGGCCCGGACCAAATCGTCGCCGCCCTCGGAGTCCTGGCGGCGGGAGCGGCGTACGTACCCATCGGCGCCGACCAGCCCGACGCGCGGCGCGAACGCATCCAGGACATCGGAGCGGTCGACTTCGCGGTGACCGCGGAGCCGACCACGCAATCCGGTCCGCGCTCACTGGCCCTCGCCGAGGCCGAGCGCGCGAACCCCCTCGACGGGCCCGTGCCCGTCCAACCCGAACAGATCGCCTATGTGCTGTTCACCTCCGGTTCCACCGGCGAGCCCAAGGGCGTGGAGGTCTCCCACGCGGCAGCGATGAACACCATCGACTGTCTCAACGAGCGGTTCGGCATCGGTCCGCAGGACCGTTCGCTCGGGCTGTCCGCCCTGGAGTTCGACCTCTCCGTCTACGACGTCTTCGGGCTGCTCTCGGAAGGCGGCAGCGTGATCGCGGTCGACGACGCGACCCGTCGTGACGCCGATGCCACCGCGGCGCTGGTCCGGACCCACCGCCCGACGGTGCTCAACTGCGTACCCTCGCTCCTCGACATGCTCCTGGAAGCCGGTACCGGTCCGGAGGGCCTCTCCGACGGGCTCAGGGTGGTGCTGCTCGGCGGCGACTGGGTCGGCGCGGATCTGCCCGGCAGGCTCAAGGCACTGGTCCCGGGCGCGAGGTTCGCGGCGCTCGGCGGCACCACCGAGACCGCCATCCACTCCACCGTCTGCGAGGTGGAGGGGCCGGCACCTGCCCACTGGCGGAGCGTGCCCTACGGCGTGCCCCTGGGCAACGTCGTCTGTCGAGTCGTCAATGAACGCGGCCTCGACTGCCCGGACTGGGTGGGCGGTGAGCTGTGGATCGGCGGGCGCGGTGTCGCCCACGGATACCGGGGGGACCCGGCACGCACGGCCGATCGATTCGTCGACCACCAGGGAGGGCGCTGGTACCGCACCGGAGACCTCGCCCGCTATCTGCCCGACGGCAGCCTGGAATTCCTCGGCCGGCGCGACGAACAGGTGAAGATCCGCGGCTATCGGATCGAACTCGGCGAGGTCGAGTCGGCCCTGCGATCGGTCGATGGGGTGCGCCAGGCGATCGTCGAACGCATCGACGCCACCGTGCCCAGCCTCGCCGCGGTGGTGAGCCTCGACGAACCGATCGGGACGGAGGAACAGGAGGAGGCGTCCGGGGCGTCCGCGGAGTGGGACAGCGCCATCCGCGCCGCGCTGGCCGAGCGACTGCCGCCCTATATGGTGCCGGACCGGATCGACATCGTCGATGCGATCCCCCTGACACCCAACGGCAAGATCGACCGCAGGGCGGTACGTCGACTGCTGACGGGCGGAGCCACCCGCAAGAACGTCTACCGTGCTCCGCAGAACCCCCTGGAAGGTGCCCTCGCCCACATCCTCGCCGAAGTCCTCCGGCTCGACCGACTCGGCATCGATGACGACTTCTTCGCCAGCGGCGGTGACTCCGTACTGGCGACCGGGGCGATCGCCCGGGTCCGTGAGTGGCTGGACACCACCGAGGCCGCGGTGTCCGACCTGATGGCGGCCCGCACCGTGGAGGCACTGGCGACCCGGCTGGCCGAACGGCAATCGACGCCGGGCAGGCTGGAGCAGGTGGCCGAGGTCTATCTCGACGTCGCGGCCCTCACCGATGACGAGGTCACCGACGAGGTGGCGAACTGATGCCGGAAGTCCTGCTGAAGGGCGGCCCCGTCGAATACCTGAGGATCGAGGGGGATCCCGATCTGCCGGCGCTGGTGCTGCTCCACGAGGGGCTCGGATGCGCCGCCCTCTGGCGCAGGTTCCCCGCGCAACTCGCCCGGACGACCGGTCGTACCGTCGTCACCTTCTCCCGTCACGGCTACGGCGGGTCCTGGCCCTTCGACGGCCCGTTCCCGGTGAGCTACCTCCACGACCAGGCCCGCGGCCCGCTCCCGGAGTTCCTGGACGCGCTCGG
Coding sequences within:
- a CDS encoding non-ribosomal peptide synthetase, encoding MDSSCPSLEEIRGLAAQALRLDPQSVAFDDNLVERGLDSIRMIKLAARWRRTGADVTFADLALKPTVRSWYTLLAAGAASPRPDTAAQPRADDTEPFGLAVMQHGYWIGRGDDQALGGVAAHLYAEFDGHDIDPDRMERAVERLVRRHGMLRSQFLGDGTQRILDRPGLPVWELTDLRTADASLVGDRLAEIREHKTHQRMPAELGKVLDISLTLLPEGRTRLHVDVDMLAADALSYRIFLADLARFYQSDAEDSAPLAYAYQHYLSDYAALNAKAVERERSWWEERVPTLPDAPALPLVPESERADPLRTVRYEHWLDPEQKKRLIDRSHAHGVTPAMVLASVFAEIVGHWSSRQRFLLNLPLFNREPTHGDVEHMVGDFSSSVLLDVDLTASATLTERARSLQQSLHTSASHAAYPGLDVLRDLGRYRGEPVLASVVYTSGLNLGELFADEVLTTLGEPVWIISQGPQVVLDAQIVELRGGLLLNWDVRAEAFPDGMMDAMFAWHRDTIEALLADEASWDRPVIDALPAGQAEARRKANDTARPVSGRTLHEGFFAHAATAPEATAVLGSGQESLSYGVLRDRALRVAGALAAAGVGAGDTVSVQLPKGPDQIVAALGVLAAGAAYVPIGADQPDARRERIQDIGAVDFAVTAEPTTQSGPRSLALAEAERANPLDGPVPVQPEQIAYVLFTSGSTGEPKGVEVSHAAAMNTIDCLNERFGIGPQDRSLGLSALEFDLSVYDVFGLLSEGGSVIAVDDATRRDADATAALVRTHRPTVLNCVPSLLDMLLEAGTGPEGLSDGLRVVLLGGDWVGADLPGRLKALVPGARFAALGGTTETAIHSTVCEVEGPAPAHWRSVPYGVPLGNVVCRVVNERGLDCPDWVGGELWIGGRGVAHGYRGDPARTADRFVDHQGGRWYRTGDLARYLPDGSLEFLGRRDEQVKIRGYRIELGEVESALRSVDGVRQAIVERIDATVPSLAAVVSLDEPIGTEEQEEASGASAEWDSAIRAALAERLPPYMVPDRIDIVDAIPLTPNGKIDRRAVRRLLTGGATRKNVYRAPQNPLEGALAHILAEVLRLDRLGIDDDFFASGGDSVLATGAIARVREWLDTTEAAVSDLMAARTVEALATRLAERQSTPGRLEQVAEVYLDVAALTDDEVTDEVAN